One window of Candidatus Tectomicrobia bacterium genomic DNA carries:
- a CDS encoding endonuclease/exonuclease/phosphatase family protein: protein MRREHGCFSISSYNIHRCIGSDGGMDPGRISQVIGEMDCDIVGLQEVDSHRTDGGLSYQMDYLSDATGLVAIPGPTIQTQDRHYGNVLLSAHPVLDVRRLDLSVRGRENRGALDVDVEIHGRRVRVVVTHFGLFGTERRQQTARLLEYLGTACCGMCVLLGDINNWLPFGPMSHRLNFHFGRTPLQRTYPAWLPILGLDRIWVSPPRALLDISVHRSRLARMASDHLPLKAVIRAL from the coding sequence GTGAGGAGGGAGCACGGCTGCTTCTCCATCTCCTCCTACAACATCCACCGGTGCATCGGAAGCGACGGCGGAATGGACCCGGGGCGGATATCCCAGGTGATTGGCGAGATGGATTGCGACATCGTCGGCCTGCAGGAGGTGGACTCGCATCGAACGGACGGGGGCCTCTCGTATCAGATGGATTATCTGTCGGACGCGACCGGCCTCGTGGCCATCCCCGGACCCACCATCCAGACCCAGGACCGGCACTACGGGAACGTGCTGCTGTCCGCCCATCCCGTCCTGGACGTCCGGCGCCTGGATCTGAGCGTCCGGGGAAGGGAGAACCGCGGGGCCCTCGATGTCGATGTGGAAATTCACGGCCGGCGGGTCCGGGTGGTGGTCACCCACTTCGGCCTTTTCGGCACGGAGCGCCGGCAGCAGACCGCGCGCCTGCTGGAGTACCTTGGGACGGCCTGCTGCGGGATGTGCGTCCTGCTGGGCGACATCAATAACTGGCTCCCGTTCGGCCCGATGTCGCACCGCCTGAACTTCCACTTCGGGCGCACGCCGCTGCAGAGGACCTATCCCGCCTGGCTCCCCATCCTGGGCCTGGACCGAATCTGGGTGAGCCCGCCGCGGGCGCTCCTGGACATCAGTGTGCACCGCTCACGGCTCGCGCGGATGGCCTCGGATCACCTTCCGCTGAAGGCCGTCATCCGGGCGCTGTGA
- the treY gene encoding malto-oligosyltrehalose synthase, translating into MSPRRSARAAPPRRMKAPALPPGATYRIQFNRRFTLDDAVRICPYLRELGITHLYASPIFAARPGSGHGYDVIDFSSVNPELGGEKSLRRLVRALAKRDMSLLLDIVPNHMCIAHEGNLWWQDVLENGRSSSYAEFFAIEWEPPQKELRRRALLPVLGASLQEVLRNREIRLFFGGGSLWARYYTSRFPLAPDTWPPILDLAASKSRATRGARFLQGLSRMLSRLPDHWSGHPEEARKRRDEAARVKRRLGAITRRGGALLRALEAALEEINSAKGRRLLASILESQPYRLEFWREGHRRINYRRFFDINELAGLRVERPEVFEAVHGLVLRLMRAGWVQALRVDHVDGLYDPEKYLRDLRRAIRAGRRAGPQRNPFILVEKILARDETLPPRWPVQGTTGYEFLNLLNGVFVAAEDGDALRRIYARYAGERRPFGKIVRESKKHVIEASFGSDVNRLARLLNEAISGHSKRLGLSQLEKALSELLAAFRVYRTYGRGGKLSAVDARRVREAVRDAQAHNSRQRGVLARIGKLLLGEERRADPSLRREFLLRFQQLSGPVMAKGYEDTALYRYYPLASLNEVGGEPDRFGGPLEEFHRENLSRLRRFPHGLSATSTHDTKRSEDVRARLDVLSEIPEEWEETIRRWRTLNRRWKCRIKGAETPAPDDEYLLYQTLAGAWPCESMDEVVRCEFTGRIQAYTQKALREAKRRTSWLNPDECYEEAVRSFISAILKRGRGNLFLEEFQEFMARIIRPGLYNSLSQTLLKIASPGVPDFYQGCESLSFSLVDPDNRRPVDFTRLQRVLARIRGAADYAALAGRLARAPEDGRAKLFVTCRALEARRRHSGLFARGAYLAVKAAGRRKGHVVAFARTKGKKVFVAAAGHFFVQLDAARRPPVGEDAWEDTALRLGRRLGSSRWRDCLTGEECKAAGAGLPLAEVFSRMPVALLERIS; encoded by the coding sequence ATGAGCCCGCGCCGGAGCGCCCGAGCCGCTCCTCCCCGACGCATGAAAGCCCCGGCTCTCCCTCCGGGCGCCACCTACCGCATCCAGTTCAACCGCCGCTTCACCCTCGACGATGCCGTTCGAATCTGCCCTTACTTGCGGGAACTCGGCATCACCCACCTGTACGCCTCCCCCATCTTCGCCGCCCGCCCGGGAAGCGGGCACGGATACGACGTCATCGATTTCTCCTCCGTCAATCCAGAGCTGGGGGGCGAAAAGAGCCTCCGCCGCCTCGTCCGGGCGCTCGCGAAACGGGACATGAGCCTCCTGCTGGATATCGTCCCCAACCACATGTGCATCGCCCACGAGGGAAACCTTTGGTGGCAGGACGTCCTTGAGAACGGCCGCTCCTCCTCCTACGCCGAGTTTTTCGCCATCGAATGGGAGCCCCCCCAGAAGGAGCTCCGCCGGCGCGCCCTGCTTCCCGTCCTCGGGGCCTCGCTCCAAGAGGTGCTGCGGAATCGGGAGATCAGGCTTTTCTTCGGCGGCGGAAGCCTTTGGGCGCGTTACTACACCTCCCGCTTTCCGCTTGCGCCGGACACCTGGCCGCCCATTCTCGATCTGGCGGCCAGTAAGAGCCGGGCGACCCGCGGCGCCCGATTCCTGCAGGGCCTGAGCCGCATGCTGTCCCGGCTTCCCGATCACTGGAGCGGGCATCCGGAAGAGGCGAGGAAGCGCCGGGACGAGGCCGCCCGCGTCAAGCGGCGGCTCGGGGCGATCACGCGGCGCGGAGGCGCCCTTCTTCGGGCCCTGGAAGCCGCGCTGGAGGAGATCAATTCGGCGAAAGGCCGCCGCCTGCTCGCCTCGATTCTCGAGTCCCAGCCTTACCGGCTGGAGTTCTGGCGGGAGGGGCACCGCAGGATCAACTACCGCCGGTTCTTCGACATCAATGAGCTGGCGGGCCTGAGAGTGGAGCGCCCGGAGGTGTTCGAGGCCGTCCACGGCCTCGTCCTCCGGCTGATGCGCGCGGGGTGGGTGCAGGCCCTCCGGGTGGATCACGTGGACGGCCTCTACGACCCGGAGAAGTACCTTCGCGACCTTCGGCGCGCCATCCGGGCCGGCCGCCGAGCAGGCCCCCAGCGCAATCCTTTCATCCTCGTTGAAAAGATCCTCGCGAGGGACGAAACCCTGCCTCCGCGCTGGCCTGTCCAGGGCACCACCGGCTACGAATTCCTGAACCTGCTGAACGGCGTTTTCGTGGCGGCGGAGGATGGGGATGCCCTCCGGCGCATCTACGCGCGGTACGCGGGGGAGAGGCGCCCCTTCGGGAAAATCGTGCGCGAGAGCAAGAAGCATGTGATCGAAGCCTCCTTCGGAAGCGATGTGAACCGCCTCGCCCGCCTGCTGAATGAGGCGATTTCGGGCCATTCGAAGCGCCTCGGCCTCTCCCAGCTGGAAAAGGCGCTGTCCGAGCTCCTCGCCGCCTTCAGGGTCTACCGTACCTACGGGCGCGGCGGAAAGCTTTCGGCCGTGGACGCCCGCCGGGTGCGCGAGGCGGTGCGGGACGCCCAGGCCCATAATTCCCGCCAACGCGGTGTCCTCGCCCGCATCGGAAAGCTCTTGCTCGGCGAAGAGCGCCGGGCCGACCCTTCCCTGCGGAGGGAGTTCCTCCTGCGCTTCCAGCAGCTGAGCGGGCCGGTCATGGCCAAGGGCTACGAGGATACGGCCCTCTACCGCTACTACCCCCTCGCCTCGCTGAACGAGGTGGGCGGGGAGCCGGACCGGTTCGGCGGGCCGCTGGAGGAGTTCCACCGGGAGAATCTCAGCCGCCTTCGCCGCTTCCCCCATGGGCTCTCCGCCACCAGCACGCATGACACCAAGCGGAGCGAGGACGTGCGGGCCCGGCTCGACGTGCTCTCCGAGATTCCGGAGGAGTGGGAGGAGACCATCCGGCGCTGGCGGACCCTCAACCGGAGGTGGAAATGCCGGATAAAGGGCGCGGAAACCCCCGCCCCGGACGACGAGTACCTCCTGTATCAGACCTTGGCGGGGGCATGGCCCTGCGAATCCATGGACGAAGTGGTGCGGTGCGAGTTCACCGGTCGCATCCAGGCGTACACGCAGAAGGCCCTCCGGGAGGCCAAGCGGCGCACCAGCTGGCTCAATCCGGACGAGTGCTACGAGGAGGCGGTCCGGAGCTTCATCTCCGCCATCCTGAAGCGCGGCCGAGGGAACCTGTTCCTGGAAGAATTCCAGGAGTTCATGGCGCGCATCATTCGGCCCGGCCTCTATAACTCCCTCTCCCAGACCCTCCTCAAGATCGCCTCGCCGGGGGTGCCGGATTTCTACCAAGGCTGCGAATCCTTGAGTTTCTCCCTCGTCGATCCCGACAACCGCAGGCCTGTGGATTTCACCCGCCTTCAGCGCGTCCTCGCCCGCATCCGCGGCGCCGCCGATTACGCTGCGCTGGCCGGGAGGCTGGCCCGGGCGCCGGAGGACGGCCGCGCCAAGCTTTTCGTGACCTGCCGGGCGCTCGAGGCCCGGCGGAGGCACTCCGGCCTCTTCGCACGGGGCGCATATCTTGCCGTCAAGGCCGCCGGCAGGCGGAAGGGGCATGTGGTCGCTTTCGCGCGGACGAAGGGGAAAAAAGTCTTCGTAGCGGCGGCGGGGCATT